A genomic stretch from Dyella sp. M7H15-1 includes:
- a CDS encoding reverse transcriptase domain-containing protein produces MEFERDLQGNLKRLHEELRTQTYQPLPVKRQLIPKSGQPGKFRPLGIPTVYDRVWQQALMNRLEAIFEPIFDAASFGYRRGRSTKDAMRKIWTELEQGHEWVVDADLKDFFGSVNHDKLMELLHQRVADDDRNRRMRSRTYGGVEGSRVTGSLSDITSFCLLCANQVFL; encoded by the coding sequence GTGGAATTCGAAAGGGACCTGCAAGGGAACCTGAAGCGGCTCCACGAGGAACTGCGCACGCAGACTTACCAGCCGCTGCCAGTGAAGCGTCAACTGATACCCAAGAGCGGTCAGCCGGGTAAATTCAGGCCACTAGGCATACCCACTGTCTACGACAGGGTATGGCAACAGGCGCTGATGAACCGTCTGGAAGCTATCTTTGAGCCGATATTCGATGCTGCCAGTTTTGGATATCGGCGAGGGAGATCGACCAAGGATGCGATGCGCAAAATCTGGACTGAGTTGGAACAAGGACATGAGTGGGTTGTCGATGCGGATCTGAAAGATTTCTTCGGATCGGTGAACCACGACAAGCTGATGGAATTGCTCCATCAACGAGTAGCTGATGACGACAGGAACCGCCGTATGCGGAGCCGCACGTACGGTGGTGTGGAAGGGAGCCGGGTTACCGGCTCCCTATCCGATATCACATCTTTTTGTTTGCTATGTGCTAATCAGGTCTTCTTATGA